In one window of Streptomyces sp. FXJ1.172 DNA:
- a CDS encoding FAD-dependent oxidoreductase has protein sequence MTMSGGRGGTERLVVIGGDAAGMSAASQARRMKGPGDLEIVAFERGRFTSFSACGIPYWVGGDVPGRDDLIARTPEEHRARNIDLRLRTEVTGIDVAGQRVRARDVDSGAESWTSYDKLVIATGARPVRPDLAGADAPGVHGVQTLEDGQALLETLARARGRRAVVVGAGYIGVEMAEALINRGFEVTVVNRGKEPMSTLDPDMGRLVHRAMEGLGITMVNDAEVTKILTAADGTVRAVATADAEYPADVVVLGIGVRPQTALARAAGLPLGGHGGLLTDLAMRVRGHENIWAGGDCVEVLNLVSGQEQYVPLGTHANKQGQVIGTNAGGGYATFPGVVGTAVSKVCDLEIARTGLREKDARRVGLRYETVTIESTSRAGYYPGASPMTVKMLAERRTGRLLGVQIVGREGAAKRVDVAAVALTARMTVEEMTALDLGYAPPFSPVWDPVLVAARKATAKLRAS, from the coding sequence ATGACCATGAGCGGTGGGCGCGGCGGAACGGAACGGCTGGTCGTGATCGGCGGTGACGCCGCGGGCATGTCCGCGGCGTCGCAGGCACGCCGGATGAAGGGCCCGGGGGACCTGGAGATCGTCGCGTTCGAGCGGGGCCGCTTCACCTCGTTCTCGGCGTGCGGCATCCCGTACTGGGTGGGCGGCGACGTCCCCGGACGGGACGACCTGATCGCCCGCACGCCCGAGGAGCACCGCGCGCGGAACATCGATCTCAGGCTGCGCACGGAGGTCACCGGGATCGACGTGGCCGGACAGCGGGTACGCGCGCGTGACGTCGATTCCGGTGCCGAGTCCTGGACGTCGTACGACAAGCTCGTCATCGCCACCGGAGCCCGCCCGGTCCGCCCGGACCTGGCCGGTGCCGACGCCCCCGGGGTACACGGGGTGCAGACCCTGGAGGACGGTCAGGCACTGCTGGAAACACTGGCACGCGCGCGTGGCCGCCGGGCCGTGGTCGTGGGCGCCGGCTACATCGGCGTGGAGATGGCCGAGGCGCTGATCAACCGCGGCTTCGAGGTGACGGTCGTCAACCGCGGCAAGGAGCCCATGTCGACGCTCGATCCGGACATGGGCCGGCTGGTGCACCGGGCCATGGAGGGCCTCGGCATCACCATGGTGAACGACGCCGAGGTCACCAAGATCCTCACCGCGGCCGACGGCACGGTCCGCGCGGTGGCCACGGCGGACGCCGAGTACCCCGCGGACGTGGTGGTCCTCGGCATCGGCGTCCGCCCGCAGACCGCTCTGGCCCGGGCCGCGGGCCTCCCGCTGGGCGGCCACGGCGGCCTGCTCACCGACCTCGCGATGCGGGTGCGCGGCCACGAGAACATCTGGGCGGGCGGCGACTGCGTGGAGGTGCTGAACCTGGTCTCCGGTCAGGAGCAGTACGTGCCGCTCGGCACCCACGCCAACAAGCAGGGCCAGGTCATCGGCACCAACGCCGGCGGCGGCTACGCCACCTTCCCGGGTGTGGTCGGCACGGCGGTCAGCAAGGTCTGCGACCTGGAGATCGCCCGCACCGGACTGCGCGAGAAGGACGCGCGCCGGGTCGGGCTGCGCTACGAGACGGTCACGATCGAGTCCACCAGCCGGGCCGGCTACTACCCCGGCGCCTCCCCCATGACGGTCAAGATGCTCGCCGAACGCCGCACGGGCCGGCTGCTGGGCGTACAGATCGTCGGCAGGGAGGGCGCGGCGAAGCGCGTGGACGTCGCGGCGGTGGCGCTGACCGCGCGGATGACGGTGGAGGAGATGACGGCCCTGGACCTGGGCTACGCCCCGCCCTTCTCCCCGGTGTGGGACCCGGTGCTGGTGGCGGCGAGAAAGGCGACGGCGAAGCTGCGGGCCTCCTGA
- a CDS encoding rhomboid family intramembrane serine protease, with the protein MVIPVHDVNPVRRTPWVTYALIAANVLVFLSTPGIAGSVAGGSDLAQLCHLQAFMDHYAAVPRELIHHRMPRVVPTGEVGVGPQGPGCVVGPPSYDKSPPLSVFTAMFLHGSWLHLLGNMLFLLIFGNNVEDRMGHVRYFFFYVVCGYAAGYGFALLNTASGEPLIGASGAIAGVLGAYIVLWPAARVWVLVPFLVFLPLRLPAWLVLGFWFVLQAVYSSGHGVSGAGTVAYAAHVVGFVAGMLLAWPLKPGTPPPPEPRGLLFGRRARPRHTW; encoded by the coding sequence GTGGTCATACCCGTCCATGACGTGAACCCGGTGCGCCGCACCCCATGGGTGACGTACGCGCTCATCGCGGCCAACGTCCTCGTGTTCCTCTCCACGCCCGGCATAGCGGGTTCCGTGGCCGGCGGCAGCGATCTTGCGCAACTGTGCCATCTCCAGGCCTTCATGGACCACTACGCGGCGGTGCCCAGAGAGCTGATCCACCATCGGATGCCCCGGGTGGTGCCGACCGGCGAGGTGGGCGTGGGCCCGCAGGGGCCGGGCTGTGTCGTGGGACCGCCGTCCTACGACAAGTCGCCGCCCCTGTCGGTCTTCACGGCGATGTTCCTGCACGGCAGCTGGCTGCACCTGCTGGGGAACATGCTCTTCCTGCTGATCTTCGGCAACAACGTCGAGGACCGGATGGGCCACGTCCGGTACTTCTTCTTCTACGTCGTCTGCGGTTACGCGGCGGGATACGGCTTCGCGCTGCTCAACACCGCCTCGGGTGAACCGCTGATCGGCGCCTCCGGAGCGATCGCCGGGGTCCTCGGCGCCTACATCGTGCTGTGGCCGGCCGCGCGGGTGTGGGTCCTCGTGCCGTTCCTGGTCTTCCTGCCGCTCAGGCTGCCGGCCTGGCTGGTGCTGGGCTTCTGGTTCGTGCTGCAGGCGGTGTACTCGTCCGGGCACGGTGTCTCCGGCGCCGGCACGGTGGCCTACGCGGCACACGTGGTCGGATTCGTGGCGGGCATGCTGCTCGCCTGGCCGCTCAAGCCCGGCACTCCGCCCCCGCCGGAGCCGCGCGGCCTGCTGTTCGGCAGACGTGCGCGGCCCCGCCACACCTGGTGA
- the hemE gene encoding uroporphyrinogen decarboxylase, producing the protein MQPTATYDSAFLKACRREPVPHTPVWFMRQAGRSLPEYHKVREGVSILESCTRPELVTEITLQPVRRHDVDAAIYFSDIVVPLKAIGLDLDIKPGVGPVVEQPIRTRADLARLRDLTPEDVPYVTEAVGMLTRELGATPLIGFAGAPFTLASYLVEGGPSRTFENAKAMMYGDPELWADLLDRLADITTTFLKVQIEAGASAVQLFDSWAGALAPADYRGSAMPASAKIFDAVAGYGVPRIHFGVGTGELLKLMGEAGADVVGVDWRVPLDEAARRVGPGKALQGNLDPTVLFTDKNTVEAKAQEVLDAAAGLEGHVFNLGHGVMPNTDPDALTRLVEYVHTRTAR; encoded by the coding sequence ATGCAGCCGACAGCGACGTACGACAGCGCCTTCCTCAAGGCGTGCAGGCGCGAACCCGTGCCGCACACCCCTGTGTGGTTCATGCGCCAGGCCGGCCGCTCCCTGCCCGAGTACCACAAGGTGCGCGAGGGCGTTTCGATCCTCGAGTCCTGCACGCGGCCCGAGCTGGTCACCGAGATCACGCTCCAGCCGGTGCGCCGGCACGACGTCGACGCGGCGATCTACTTCAGCGACATCGTCGTCCCGCTCAAGGCCATCGGTCTCGACCTCGACATCAAGCCCGGCGTCGGCCCGGTCGTCGAGCAGCCGATCCGCACCCGCGCCGATCTCGCCCGGCTGCGCGACCTCACGCCCGAGGACGTCCCCTATGTCACCGAGGCGGTCGGCATGCTCACCCGCGAGCTGGGCGCCACCCCGCTGATCGGTTTCGCGGGCGCGCCCTTCACCCTCGCGAGCTACCTGGTCGAGGGCGGCCCCTCGCGCACGTTCGAGAACGCCAAGGCGATGATGTACGGCGACCCCGAGCTGTGGGCCGATCTGCTCGACCGGCTCGCCGACATCACGACCACCTTCCTGAAGGTCCAGATCGAGGCCGGCGCGAGCGCGGTCCAGCTCTTCGACTCCTGGGCCGGCGCGCTCGCCCCCGCCGACTACCGGGGCTCGGCCATGCCCGCCTCGGCGAAGATCTTCGACGCCGTCGCCGGGTACGGCGTCCCGCGCATCCACTTCGGCGTCGGCACCGGCGAACTGCTGAAGCTGATGGGCGAGGCCGGTGCGGACGTCGTGGGCGTCGACTGGCGCGTCCCGCTGGACGAGGCCGCCCGCCGCGTCGGCCCCGGCAAGGCGCTGCAGGGCAACCTCGACCCGACCGTCCTGTTCACGGACAAGAACACCGTCGAGGCCAAGGCCCAGGAGGTGCTCGACGCCGCCGCCGGCCTGGAGGGGCACGTCTTCAACCTCGGCCACGGCGTCATGCCGAACACCGACCCGGACGCGCTGACCCGGCTCGTGGAGTACGTCCACACGCGCACCGCGCGCTGA
- a CDS encoding DUF3000 domain-containing protein, which translates to MAAAHGQMSDSADGMDDVKDTEGADRHSGTAGPPAFQAAVDALRASRLRPQVEVEPTPAPQRLAPYAYALEAVVVDGEQELADGRLVLLHDPAGHEAWRGTFRLVTLVRAELEPEMAADPLLPEVCWSWLTGALQARGLGYGEPSGTITRASSHYFGGLAERPAASQIEIRASWTPREGLGGVPDTASHLTSWCDLLAQVAGLPPAGPGDASVVTLPQRRGPQSR; encoded by the coding sequence ATGGCTGCGGCTCACGGACAAATGTCGGACAGCGCTGACGGAATGGACGACGTGAAGGACACCGAGGGGGCGGACCGGCATTCCGGTACCGCGGGTCCGCCGGCCTTCCAGGCCGCGGTCGACGCTCTGCGCGCCAGCCGGCTGCGCCCGCAGGTCGAGGTGGAGCCGACGCCCGCGCCGCAGCGGCTCGCGCCGTACGCGTACGCGCTGGAGGCCGTGGTGGTCGACGGCGAGCAGGAACTGGCCGACGGGCGGCTGGTGCTGCTGCACGACCCGGCCGGGCACGAGGCCTGGCGCGGTACGTTCCGGCTGGTGACGCTCGTGCGCGCGGAGCTGGAGCCGGAGATGGCGGCCGATCCGCTGCTGCCGGAGGTGTGCTGGTCGTGGCTGACCGGGGCGCTGCAGGCGCGCGGGCTGGGTTACGGCGAGCCGAGCGGCACGATCACGCGCGCCAGCTCGCACTACTTCGGGGGGCTGGCGGAGCGGCCGGCCGCCTCGCAGATCGAGATCCGGGCCTCCTGGACGCCGCGCGAGGGCCTGGGCGGGGTCCCGGACACGGCCTCCCACCTGACCTCCTGGTGCGATCTGCTGGCCCAGGTCGCGGGGCTGCCGCCGGCCGGTCCGGGCGACGCCTCGGTGGTCACGCTGCCACAGCGCAGGGGTCCGCAGTCCCGGTGA
- a CDS encoding response regulator transcription factor, with product MSVLLEQPASLVAYRPNKPTAMVVVADPRVRSTVTRHLWALGVRDVIEASSIAEARPRIGNPRDICVADVHLPDGSGLTLLSETRAAGWPNGLALSAADDIGAVRNALAGGVKGYVVTGTRTNIGLPTRPGAAPLGAARMHRRPPGAPSHPGGYRELSGREVEVLRLVAEGQSNKAIGVSMGLSALTVKSHLARIARKLGTGDRAGMVAVALRTGIIH from the coding sequence GTGTCCGTTCTCCTCGAGCAGCCCGCAAGCCTGGTCGCCTACCGCCCGAACAAGCCGACCGCCATGGTGGTCGTGGCCGACCCCCGCGTCCGTTCCACCGTCACCCGCCACCTGTGGGCGCTCGGCGTGCGCGATGTCATCGAGGCCTCGTCCATCGCGGAGGCTCGTCCCCGCATCGGCAACCCCCGCGACATCTGCGTCGCCGACGTCCACCTGCCCGACGGCTCCGGCCTGACGCTGCTGTCCGAGACCCGTGCCGCGGGCTGGCCCAACGGGCTGGCGCTCTCGGCCGCCGACGACATCGGCGCGGTCCGCAACGCCCTGGCCGGCGGGGTCAAGGGCTACGTGGTCACCGGCACCCGTACCAACATCGGCCTGCCCACCCGGCCCGGCGCCGCTCCCCTCGGCGCCGCCCGGATGCACCGCCGCCCCCCGGGTGCCCCGAGCCACCCGGGTGGCTACCGCGAGCTGTCCGGCCGCGAGGTCGAGGTGCTGCGCCTGGTCGCGGAGGGGCAGTCCAACAAGGCGATCGGCGTCTCCATGGGCCTGTCCGCCCTGACCGTCAAGAGCCACCTCGCCCGCATCGCCCGCAAGCTGGGCACGGGCGACCGGGCCGGCATGGTGGCCGTGGCCCTGCGCACCGGCATCATCCACTGA
- a CDS encoding ribonuclease D, which translates to MTDAQDTAADSSLRITGGTPPDDAGSSVTGAPTPLLEPREGIPPVIADEAALAEVISAFAGGSGPVAVDAERASGYRYGQRAYLVQLRREGAGTALIDPVAVGGGLSALGEALTGAEWVLHAATQDLPCLREIHMIPSRLFDTELAGRLAGFPRVGLGAMVENVLGFVLEKGHSAVDWSTRPLPEPWLRYAALDVELLVDLRDALEKELDRQGKLEWARQEFDAIATAPPAEPRKDPWRRTSGMHKVRRRRQLGVVRELWETRDRIAQRRDVSPGKVLSDAAIVEAALSLPGNVHALGALNGFGHRMGRRQLEQWQAAVDRARALPDSALPQPGQPVTGPPPPRAWADKDPAAAARLSAARAGVSALAEQLSLPQENLVSPDTVRRICWEPPKAVDADSVEAALAGYGARPWQVRLVTPVLVKALSAKGA; encoded by the coding sequence GTGACCGACGCCCAAGACACCGCAGCAGACAGCTCCCTGCGCATCACCGGAGGCACTCCTCCGGACGACGCCGGATCTTCTGTGACGGGGGCGCCGACACCGCTGCTCGAACCCCGCGAGGGCATTCCGCCCGTCATCGCCGACGAGGCCGCCCTCGCCGAGGTGATCTCCGCCTTCGCCGGCGGTTCCGGCCCCGTCGCCGTCGACGCCGAGCGCGCCTCCGGCTACCGCTACGGCCAGCGCGCCTACCTGGTGCAGCTGCGCCGCGAGGGTGCGGGGACCGCGCTGATCGACCCGGTGGCCGTCGGCGGCGGCCTGTCCGCACTCGGCGAGGCGCTCACCGGCGCCGAGTGGGTGCTGCACGCCGCCACCCAGGACCTGCCGTGTCTGCGCGAGATACACATGATCCCGTCCCGGCTCTTCGACACCGAGCTGGCCGGCCGGCTCGCCGGGTTCCCCCGGGTGGGCCTCGGGGCCATGGTCGAGAACGTCCTCGGCTTCGTCCTCGAGAAGGGCCACTCCGCCGTCGACTGGTCGACCCGCCCGCTGCCCGAGCCCTGGCTGCGGTACGCCGCCCTGGACGTGGAACTCCTCGTCGACCTGCGCGACGCCCTGGAGAAGGAGCTGGACCGGCAGGGCAAGCTCGAGTGGGCCAGGCAGGAGTTCGACGCGATCGCGACGGCGCCGCCCGCCGAGCCGAGGAAGGACCCCTGGCGGCGTACGTCGGGGATGCACAAGGTACGGCGGCGCAGGCAGCTGGGGGTCGTACGGGAGCTGTGGGAGACCCGGGACCGGATCGCGCAGCGGCGGGACGTGTCGCCGGGCAAGGTGCTCAGCGACGCGGCCATCGTGGAGGCCGCGCTGTCCCTGCCGGGCAATGTGCACGCGCTGGGCGCGCTGAACGGGTTCGGGCACCGGATGGGGCGGCGGCAGCTGGAGCAGTGGCAGGCCGCCGTGGACCGGGCCAGGGCGCTCCCGGACAGTGCGCTGCCGCAGCCCGGGCAGCCGGTGACCGGGCCTCCGCCGCCGCGGGCGTGGGCCGACAAGGACCCGGCCGCCGCGGCCCGGCTCTCCGCCGCCCGCGCCGGGGTGAGCGCTCTCGCCGAGCAGCTCAGCCTGCCGCAGGAGAACCTGGTGTCCCCGGACACCGTGCGGCGTATCTGCTGGGAGCCGCCGAAGGCTGTCGACGCCGACTCCGTGGAGGCCGCGCTGGCGGGATACGGCGCGCGGCCGTGGCAGGTGCGGCTGGTGACGCCGGTGCTGGTGAAGGCGCTGTCGGCGAAGGGGGCCTAG
- a CDS encoding thiolase family protein, with protein sequence MPRTVRDVVFVDGVRTPFGKAGPKGIYHETRADDLVVKAIRELLRRNPGLDPKKIDEVAIAATTQIGDQGLTLGRTAGILAGLPQSVPGYSIDRMCAGALTAVTTTAGSIAFGAYDAVIAGGVEHMGRHPMGEGVDPNPRFVSEKLVDESALFMGMTAENLHDRYPTITKLRADEYAVRSQEKAAKAYANGKIQQDLVPISVRRTNADAGETGWGLVTADEPMRPGTTLENLTGLKTPFRVHGRVTAGNAAGLNDGATASIIASEDFARENGLPVKMRLVSYAFAGVEPEVMGYGPIPATEKALAKAGLTISDIGLFEINEAFAVQVLAFLEHYGIADDDARVNQYGGAIAFGHPLASSGVRLMTQLARQFEEQPHVRYGLTTMCVGFGMGATVIWENPHFEGDK encoded by the coding sequence GTGCCTCGTACCGTCAGGGACGTCGTCTTCGTCGACGGCGTCCGCACCCCGTTCGGCAAGGCGGGCCCGAAGGGCATCTACCACGAGACCCGCGCCGACGACCTCGTCGTGAAGGCGATCCGGGAGCTGCTGCGCCGCAACCCCGGCCTGGACCCGAAGAAGATCGACGAGGTCGCCATCGCCGCGACCACGCAGATCGGTGACCAGGGGCTCACGCTCGGCCGTACGGCCGGCATCCTCGCGGGCCTGCCGCAGTCCGTGCCGGGCTACTCGATCGACCGGATGTGCGCCGGTGCGCTGACGGCCGTCACCACCACCGCCGGTTCGATCGCGTTCGGCGCCTACGACGCCGTCATCGCCGGTGGCGTCGAGCACATGGGCCGCCACCCGATGGGCGAGGGCGTGGACCCGAACCCGCGGTTCGTCAGCGAGAAGCTCGTCGACGAGTCGGCCCTGTTCATGGGCATGACCGCGGAGAACCTGCACGACCGGTACCCGACGATCACCAAGCTGCGTGCCGACGAGTACGCGGTGCGTTCGCAGGAGAAGGCCGCCAAGGCGTACGCCAACGGCAAGATCCAGCAGGACCTGGTGCCGATCTCGGTGCGCCGCACCAACGCCGACGCCGGTGAGACGGGCTGGGGCCTGGTCACCGCCGACGAGCCGATGCGTCCGGGCACCACCCTGGAGAACCTGACGGGTCTCAAGACGCCGTTCCGTGTGCACGGCCGGGTCACCGCCGGCAACGCGGCCGGTCTGAACGACGGTGCCACCGCGTCGATCATCGCGAGCGAGGACTTCGCCCGCGAGAACGGCCTGCCGGTCAAGATGCGCCTCGTCTCGTACGCCTTCGCGGGCGTCGAGCCGGAGGTCATGGGCTACGGCCCGATCCCGGCCACGGAGAAGGCCCTCGCCAAGGCGGGCCTCACCATCTCCGACATCGGCCTGTTCGAGATCAACGAGGCCTTCGCCGTCCAGGTCCTCGCCTTCCTCGAGCACTACGGCATCGCGGACGACGACGCGCGCGTCAACCAGTACGGCGGCGCCATCGCCTTCGGTCACCCGCTGGCCTCCTCCGGCGTCCGCCTGATGACGCAGCTGGCCCGCCAGTTCGAGGAGCAGCCGCACGTCCGCTACGGCCTGACCACCATGTGCGTCGGCTTCGGCATGGGCGCGACGGTCATCTGGGAGAACCCGCACTTCGAGGGGGACAAGTGA
- a CDS encoding 3-hydroxyacyl-CoA dehydrogenase NAD-binding domain-containing protein — protein MSTTAELLKQASQQFPDEVVTSAHVRHFDLPFGAGRFALITLDNGLDHTKPTTFGPGSLANLDAAIDQVEKEAAEGTVVGVGITGKPFIFAVGADLKGVEILKEHEHALAIGKGGHEVFKRLAALAVPTFAYYNGAAMGGGVEVGLHCTYRTVSKAIPAFSLPEVFLGLVPGWGGCALLPNLIGADKAVSVIIENSLNQNKQLKGQQVFDLGIADAIFEGADFLEQSLLWTAQVLKGDIEVERPVIDRGEAWDQAVAKGRFIADSKVHGAAPAAYRALDIIAAAKNGDLQAGYDAEDQALADLIMGGELRAGIYSFNLVQKRGKRPAGAPDKNLARPVTKVGVVGAGLMASQLALLFLRRLEVPVVLTDIDQERVDKGVGYVHAEIDKLLGKGRVNQDKANRLKALVTGVLDKAEGFADADFIIEAVFEEIGVKQQVFAEVEAVAPAHAILATNTSSLSVTEMASKLKHPERVVGFHFFNPVAVLPLLEIVRGEKTDDASLATAFAVAKKLKKTAVLVKDAPAFVVNRILTRFMGEIQNVIDEGTPVEVAEKAVEPLGLPMSPLVLLELVGPAIGLHVSETLHRAFPERFTVSPNLAAVVKAGKRGFYVYDSGKPELDPEVAALLKQGDSVLTEEQVRERVLDAVAQEIGLMLDEGVVAEAQDIDLCLITGAGWPFHLGGITPYLDREGVSERVNGKKFLAPGVASVPA, from the coding sequence GTGAGCACCACCGCCGAGCTTTTGAAGCAGGCCTCGCAGCAGTTCCCCGACGAGGTCGTCACCAGTGCGCACGTACGCCACTTCGACCTGCCGTTCGGCGCCGGCCGCTTCGCGCTGATCACGCTGGACAACGGCCTGGACCACACCAAGCCGACCACCTTCGGACCGGGCTCGCTGGCGAACCTCGACGCCGCGATCGACCAGGTCGAGAAGGAGGCGGCCGAGGGCACCGTCGTCGGTGTCGGTATCACCGGCAAGCCGTTCATCTTCGCGGTCGGCGCCGACCTCAAGGGCGTGGAGATCCTCAAGGAGCACGAGCACGCCCTCGCCATCGGCAAGGGCGGCCACGAGGTCTTCAAGCGCCTTGCGGCCCTCGCCGTCCCGACGTTCGCGTACTACAACGGCGCGGCGATGGGCGGCGGCGTCGAGGTCGGTCTGCACTGCACCTACCGGACCGTCTCCAAGGCGATCCCGGCGTTCTCGCTGCCCGAGGTCTTCCTCGGCCTGGTCCCCGGCTGGGGCGGCTGCGCGCTGCTGCCGAACCTGATCGGCGCCGACAAGGCCGTCTCGGTCATCATCGAGAACAGCCTCAACCAGAACAAGCAGCTCAAGGGCCAGCAGGTCTTCGACCTCGGCATCGCGGACGCGATCTTCGAGGGCGCCGACTTCCTGGAGCAGTCGCTGCTGTGGACCGCCCAGGTCCTCAAGGGCGACATCGAGGTCGAGCGCCCGGTGATCGACCGCGGCGAGGCCTGGGACCAGGCCGTCGCCAAGGGCCGCTTCATCGCGGACTCCAAGGTGCACGGCGCGGCCCCGGCCGCCTACCGCGCCCTCGACATCATCGCCGCCGCGAAGAACGGTGACCTGCAGGCCGGTTACGACGCCGAGGACCAGGCCCTCGCGGACCTGATCATGGGTGGCGAACTGCGCGCCGGCATCTACTCGTTCAACCTCGTCCAGAAGCGCGGCAAGCGGCCTGCCGGGGCGCCCGACAAGAACCTCGCGCGTCCCGTGACCAAGGTGGGCGTGGTCGGCGCGGGCCTGATGGCCTCGCAGCTCGCGCTGCTCTTCCTGCGCCGCCTGGAGGTGCCGGTCGTGCTGACCGACATCGACCAGGAGCGCGTCGACAAGGGTGTGGGTTACGTCCACGCCGAGATCGACAAGCTGCTCGGCAAGGGCCGTGTCAACCAGGACAAGGCCAACCGCCTCAAGGCGCTGGTGACCGGTGTCCTGGACAAGGCCGAGGGCTTCGCGGACGCGGACTTCATCATCGAGGCCGTCTTCGAGGAGATCGGCGTCAAGCAGCAGGTGTTCGCGGAGGTCGAGGCGGTCGCCCCGGCGCACGCGATCCTCGCGACCAACACCTCCTCGCTGTCGGTGACGGAGATGGCGTCGAAGCTCAAGCACCCCGAGCGGGTCGTCGGCTTCCACTTCTTCAACCCGGTCGCCGTGCTGCCGCTGCTGGAGATCGTCCGCGGCGAGAAGACGGACGACGCCTCGCTCGCGACCGCGTTCGCCGTCGCCAAGAAGCTGAAGAAGACCGCGGTTCTGGTCAAGGACGCCCCGGCGTTCGTCGTGAACCGCATCCTGACCCGCTTCATGGGCGAGATCCAGAACGTCATCGACGAGGGCACCCCGGTCGAGGTCGCCGAGAAGGCCGTCGAGCCGCTCGGTCTGCCGATGTCCCCGCTGGTGCTGCTGGAGCTGGTCGGCCCGGCGATCGGCCTGCACGTCTCCGAGACGCTGCACCGCGCGTTCCCGGAGCGCTTCACGGTCTCCCCGAACCTCGCCGCCGTCGTCAAGGCGGGCAAGCGCGGCTTCTACGTCTACGACAGCGGCAAGCCGGAGCTGGACCCGGAGGTCGCCGCGCTGCTCAAGCAGGGCGACAGCGTCCTGACCGAGGAGCAGGTCCGCGAGCGCGTCCTGGACGCCGTCGCCCAGGAGATCGGGCTCATGCTCGACGAGGGCGTCGTCGCCGAGGCCCAGGACATCGACCTGTGCCTGATCACCGGTGCCGGCTGGCCCTTCCACCTGGGCGGCATCACGCCGTACCTGGACCGCGAGGGTGTCTCGGAGCGCGTGAACGGCAAGAAGTTCCTGGCCCCGGGCGTGGCGAGCGTCCCCGCGTAA
- a CDS encoding NTP pyrophosphohydrolase has translation MTDTADPASALVIVDGANVVGSVPDGWWRDRRGAAERLRDRLVPLAGSGVGGMAGPLELVLVVEGGARGVASVPGVRVEEASGSGDDRIVELAATAGERPCLVVTADRELRRRVGELGARVAGPRAVRN, from the coding sequence ATGACGGACACCGCGGACCCGGCCTCCGCGCTGGTCATCGTCGACGGCGCGAACGTCGTCGGATCGGTGCCCGACGGCTGGTGGCGGGACCGCCGTGGCGCCGCCGAGCGGCTGCGCGACCGGCTCGTGCCCCTCGCCGGGTCAGGCGTGGGCGGCATGGCCGGACCGCTGGAGCTGGTCCTGGTGGTGGAGGGCGGGGCCCGCGGTGTGGCCTCCGTGCCCGGGGTGCGTGTCGAGGAGGCGTCCGGCAGCGGCGACGACCGCATCGTGGAGCTGGCGGCCACGGCCGGCGAACGCCCCTGCCTGGTGGTCACGGCCGACCGCGAACTGCGCCGCCGGGTCGGGGAACTGGGCGCCCGGGTCGCCGGCCCCCGCGCCGTACGGAACTGA